One stretch of Diabrotica undecimpunctata isolate CICGRU chromosome 5, icDiaUnde3, whole genome shotgun sequence DNA includes these proteins:
- the LOC140441754 gene encoding uncharacterized protein, translated as MSSVEIETVKLVAKAFTEEPSNIEIIDVKRNDVGHGYSSVVLFILAKNKETGLERRLIIKQRLQDQSDLSSEIESLNFQNETIFYLTVFPALSNFQKTYNSVDVFNNVAECYGAIAEPFKEKLIFEDLSFQGYEIFPSKEELLDTAKYEVLFKVYGRFHGVSYAFKHYQKDTFFEIGQQFRNLFKVYSQQDKFITDLKNIIEKVEQYLKEENEVDASKKLKIHKDNCKKIIQEALEDRGPNIVFIHGDAWSNNMLFKYDDKRQLKDIKIIDFQESNIATPVVDISYALYTGASPEALDNLEHLHQVYYKSVTDTLKQYGCNPEEILTYKAFKKEWKKYVLYGLITGLLGLSIICTDKDKGATNVCDYLSEEGADGYKSLFNPNEEKFRKVSLVLIRHFQKYDFL; from the exons ATGTCTTCTGTAGAAATAGAAACCGTTAAACTTGTTGCTAAAGCGTTTACTGAAGAACCAAGTAATATTGAAATAATCGACGTCAAAAGAAATGATGTAGGTCACGGTTATTCAAGTGTCGTATTGTTTATATTGGCCAAAAATAAAGAAACAGGTTTAGAGCGAAGACTGATAATAAAGCAAAGATTACAAGATCAAAGTGACCTATCTTCTGAAATAGAATCTTTGAATTTTCAAaacgaaacaatattttatttaactgTTTTTCCCGCACTAAGTAATTTTCAAAAAACATATAACAGTGTTGATGTATTTAATAATGTAGCTGAATGCTACGGTGCTATTGCAGAACCGTTTAAAGAGAAATTGATATTTGAAGACCTATCCTTTCAAGGTTATGAAATATTCCCTTCTAAAGAAGAGTTGTTAGATACCGCAAAGTATGAAGTTTTGTTTAAAGTGTACGGAAGGTTCCATGGTGTTAGCTATGCTTTTAAACATTATCAAAAAGATACATTTTTTGAAATTGGACAACAGTTTCGAAATTTATTTAAGGTATATAGCCAACAAG ataAGTTTATAACTGatcttaaaaatataatcgaaaaaGTTGAGCAGTATTTGAAGGAGGAAAACGAAGTAGACGCAAGTAAAAAACTCAAAATTCATAAGGAtaactgtaaaaaaataatacaggAAGCCTTGGAAGATAGAGGTCCAAACATAGTTTTTATTCATGGTGATGCTTGGAGCAATAATATGTTATTTAAGTATgat gaCAAACGACAACtgaaagatataaaaataattgattttcAAGAAAGCAACATTGCTACGCCCGTAGTAGATATTAGCTACGCTTTATATACTGGAGCATCACCTGAAGCTCTTGATAATCTAGAACACTTACACCAAGTTTATTACAAAAGCGTTACGGATACATTAAAGCAGTATGGTTGTAATCCAGAAGAGATTTTGACATACAAGGCATTTAAGAAGGAATGGAAGAAATATGTTTTATATGGTCTAATAACAGGCTTATTAGGGTTGTCAATTATATGTACAGACAAAGACAAG GGTGCTACTAATGTTTGTGATTATTTAAGTGAGGAAGGCGCCGATGGTTACAAGTCATTATTCAAcccaaatgaagagaaatttagAAAAGTTTCATTAGTTTTAATCCGACATTttcaaaaatatgattttttgtaa